A section of the Pseudomonas flavescens genome encodes:
- a CDS encoding AraC family transcriptional regulator has product MQPDQLDELAARQLELASLIKRKTPSEGMHDTLIEGLSLAYTAAPSLPMPTLYRPCLCIIAQGRKEIRLGAEQYFYDPLNYLVASVTLPVTGQVVEATPEVPYLSLKLDIDPAMISSLLAEAGPIGLPNPGANRALFVDRLDPSMLDAVIRLLRLLDTPRDAAMLAPLALREIFYRLLRSPQGQRLRELVMADSQSHRIARAIEWINQHYDKPLRIEELAREVNLSASTLHHRFKAVTALSPLQYQKQLRLQEARRLMFSEGLEAASASFRVGYESPSQFSREYSRLFGAPPLRDMHRLRNAG; this is encoded by the coding sequence ATGCAACCCGATCAGCTCGATGAACTGGCCGCCCGGCAACTCGAACTTGCCAGTCTGATCAAGCGCAAGACGCCCTCGGAAGGCATGCACGATACCCTCATCGAGGGTTTGAGCCTCGCCTACACGGCAGCGCCCAGCCTGCCGATGCCGACGCTCTACCGACCCTGCCTGTGCATCATCGCCCAGGGCCGCAAGGAGATCCGTCTCGGTGCGGAACAGTACTTCTACGACCCGCTGAACTACCTGGTGGCCTCGGTAACCCTGCCGGTCACCGGTCAGGTCGTCGAGGCGACGCCGGAAGTGCCGTACCTGAGCCTGAAACTGGACATCGACCCGGCGATGATCAGCAGCCTGCTCGCCGAAGCCGGCCCCATCGGCCTGCCCAACCCCGGCGCCAACCGTGCCCTGTTCGTCGACCGCCTGGATCCGTCGATGCTCGACGCGGTGATCCGCCTGCTGCGCCTGCTCGATACCCCGCGCGATGCCGCCATGCTGGCGCCGCTGGCGCTGCGCGAGATCTTCTATCGCCTGCTGCGCAGCCCCCAGGGTCAACGCCTGCGCGAACTGGTGATGGCGGACAGCCAGAGCCATCGCATCGCCCGGGCGATCGAATGGATCAACCAGCATTACGACAAACCGCTGCGCATCGAAGAGCTGGCCCGTGAAGTCAACCTCAGCGCCTCGACCCTGCACCACCGTTTCAAGGCAGTCACCGCCCTGAGCCCGCTGCAGTACCAGAAGCAGTTGCGCCTGCAGGAAGCGCGCAGGCTGATGTTCAGCGAAGGCCTGGAAGCGGCGTCGGCCAGCTTCCGCGTCGGCTATGAAAGCCCGTCCCAGTTCAGCCGTGAATACAGCCGCCTGTTCGGCGCGCCCCCCCTGCGCGACATGCACAGGCTGCGCAACGCGGGCTGA
- a CDS encoding TonB-dependent siderophore receptor, which yields MYSNPRFSPSALRRSIRLATLTLAALSPLLGHAQVVEADSYQQSARNYQIPAGPLSAALSRFAAETGVLLSVDARLTEGKQSPGLQGEFGIDEGFSRLLQGSGLQATADGNGGYSLQAARQADAGSVELESTAIRAFALGNALGSMDGYNATHSSVSTKTSKELLKTSQSVSVVTREQIEKQGAASAADAMRYTPGVLTNPYGNTHRYDYLAIRGINDGAVDNIIIDGLKSMGDPGSYSSLQIDPYFIERIDVLKGPSSVLYGRSNPGGLAAISTKRPEFTQAGRVDVSYGNNNRKSLGFDVTGPLNENIAYRVVGLARDADSQADHVTETRYALMPSLALNLSEDTFMTLYAYLQDDPNGGYHGSLPASGTLHKRNGQRISSSFFEGDPAVEEFTRTQQMVGYELEHRFNDTWSTRQNFRYLDARVANSQIWGSGYLSDTSNELYRGYSGGQERLHAWIVDNMLQAEFATGAAQHTVVLGLDYQYSKNKIASQRDNSILQPPGSVTPIDVFDPVYYTNGLTAITPVSDALRRQKQTGLYLQDLVEIDNWNLSVGLRQDWYDVSIDDEIAGQNDSQGEKLSGHAGVLYAFDNGVSPYVSYSTSFNPTSNYSSGAQILDPTTGEQWEAGIKFQPPGTDDLYTLSFFNLEMENLYAKENSLITDSFYKGVGGIESKGVELEARFRPIDNLQLMASYTYADVSYSKSYFVNSGTGVVDANGNNPPQTPERMATLWADYSFTAGALAGVTVGAGARYVGKSKGSELNDFEVPSYTLFDASVGYDLTQVGLRGTSLRLTANNLTDEYYVASCYSAVACYLGEERSVTATLTQRF from the coding sequence ATGTACTCGAATCCCCGTTTTTCGCCGAGCGCTCTGCGGCGGTCAATTCGCCTTGCCACGCTGACGCTGGCGGCCTTGTCGCCGCTGCTTGGTCATGCTCAGGTCGTCGAGGCTGATAGCTACCAGCAGAGCGCGCGCAACTATCAGATTCCCGCTGGCCCGCTGTCGGCGGCACTGAGCCGTTTCGCGGCCGAGACGGGTGTCCTGCTGTCGGTGGATGCACGCCTTACCGAAGGCAAGCAGAGCCCGGGACTGCAGGGCGAGTTCGGCATCGACGAGGGCTTCTCCCGCCTGCTGCAGGGCAGTGGCCTGCAGGCCACGGCGGACGGTAATGGCGGCTACTCGCTGCAGGCCGCCCGCCAGGCCGACGCTGGTTCCGTCGAGCTGGAGAGCACCGCCATCCGTGCCTTTGCCCTCGGCAATGCGCTGGGCAGCATGGACGGCTACAACGCCACCCACAGCAGCGTGTCGACCAAGACCAGCAAGGAGTTGCTGAAAACCTCGCAGAGCGTTTCGGTGGTCACCCGCGAGCAGATCGAGAAGCAGGGCGCCGCCAGCGCTGCCGATGCGATGCGCTACACCCCGGGCGTGCTCACCAACCCCTATGGCAACACGCACCGCTACGACTATTTGGCGATTCGCGGGATCAACGACGGCGCGGTGGACAACATCATCATCGATGGCCTGAAGTCCATGGGTGATCCTGGCTCCTACAGCAGCCTGCAGATCGACCCGTACTTCATCGAGCGTATCGACGTGCTCAAGGGGCCATCCTCCGTGCTCTACGGCCGCAGCAACCCAGGCGGCCTGGCGGCCATCAGCACCAAGCGGCCCGAGTTCACCCAGGCTGGGCGGGTGGATGTTTCCTACGGCAACAACAACCGCAAGTCGCTGGGTTTCGACGTCACCGGGCCGTTGAACGAGAACATCGCCTATCGCGTCGTCGGGCTGGCCAGGGATGCCGACTCCCAGGCCGACCACGTCACTGAAACCCGCTATGCACTGATGCCCAGCCTGGCGCTGAACCTCAGTGAAGACACCTTCATGACCCTCTACGCCTACCTGCAGGACGACCCCAACGGTGGCTACCACGGCAGCCTGCCGGCCTCCGGTACTCTGCACAAACGCAATGGTCAGCGCATCTCCAGCAGCTTCTTCGAGGGCGATCCTGCCGTCGAGGAGTTCACCCGCACCCAGCAGATGGTCGGTTACGAGCTGGAGCATCGTTTCAACGACACCTGGAGCACCCGGCAGAATTTTCGATACCTGGATGCGCGGGTAGCGAACAGCCAGATCTGGGGCTCGGGTTACCTGAGCGATACCAGCAACGAACTGTACCGTGGTTACAGCGGTGGCCAGGAGCGTTTGCACGCCTGGATCGTCGATAACATGCTGCAGGCCGAGTTCGCCACCGGTGCCGCCCAGCACACCGTGGTGCTGGGGCTGGATTATCAGTACTCGAAGAACAAGATCGCCAGCCAGCGTGACAACTCGATACTGCAGCCGCCGGGCTCGGTCACGCCCATCGACGTGTTCGACCCGGTCTACTACACCAATGGCCTGACCGCCATCACCCCGGTGAGCGATGCGCTGCGGCGCCAGAAGCAGACCGGTCTGTACCTGCAGGATCTGGTCGAGATCGACAACTGGAACCTGTCCGTCGGCCTGCGTCAGGACTGGTACGACGTTTCCATCGACGACGAAATCGCCGGCCAGAACGACAGCCAGGGCGAGAAACTCAGCGGCCATGCCGGTGTGCTCTATGCCTTCGACAATGGCGTGTCGCCCTACGTCAGCTATTCGACCTCGTTCAACCCGACGTCCAACTACTCCAGCGGTGCGCAGATTCTCGACCCCACCACCGGCGAGCAGTGGGAGGCCGGTATCAAGTTCCAGCCGCCCGGCACCGACGACCTCTACACCCTGTCGTTCTTCAATCTGGAAATGGAAAACCTCTACGCCAAGGAAAACAGCCTGATCACCGACAGCTTCTACAAGGGCGTGGGCGGGATCGAGTCCAAAGGCGTCGAACTCGAGGCGCGTTTCCGGCCCATCGACAACCTGCAACTGATGGCCAGCTACACCTACGCGGACGTCTCCTACAGCAAGTCCTATTTCGTCAACAGCGGCACGGGCGTGGTGGATGCCAACGGCAACAACCCACCGCAGACCCCCGAGCGGATGGCCACGCTGTGGGCGGACTACAGCTTCACCGCCGGGGCGCTCGCCGGCGTGACGGTTGGCGCCGGTGCGCGTTACGTGGGCAAGAGCAAGGGCAGCGAGCTGAACGACTTCGAGGTGCCGTCCTACACCCTGTTCGATGCATCCGTCGGCTATGACCTGACCCAGGTCGGGCTACGCGGAACCTCGCTGCGACTCACCGCCAACAACCTTACCGATGAGTACTACGTGGCTTCCTGCTATTCGGCAGTGGCCTGCTACCTGGGTGAGGAGCGCAGTGTTACCGCAACCCTTACGCAAAGGTTCTAG
- a CDS encoding FecR domain-containing protein translates to MNADHHTLQEAAEWFAVLADPPVSDHQQQAWRQWLAARPEHAAAWQRVEAISGQFTRLPTDTRRQAAGQALRSTGRSRRQVLGLFALLGAAGMLTVAGQGRPWRAWVASERTATGEIRATRLADGTHLWLSSRTAVDVDYSASTRLLRLFQGEVLIETAEDPRPLLVQAVHGRLQALGTRFGVREGHGFTLLSVFDGAVRIEPGSGGAPLVLQAGNQARIGPDGIAAGEPVERAREAWSRGVLLADNRRLGDFIEELAEHVPGYLACDPRVADLRLVGAYPLGDTQRILDALQGSLPIRVNRRLPWWVTLEPLQG, encoded by the coding sequence ATGAACGCCGATCACCATACCCTGCAGGAAGCCGCCGAGTGGTTCGCGGTGCTGGCCGACCCACCCGTCAGCGACCATCAACAACAGGCCTGGCGGCAGTGGCTGGCAGCGCGGCCCGAGCATGCGGCGGCCTGGCAGCGGGTCGAAGCGATCAGCGGCCAGTTCACCCGGCTGCCCACCGATACCCGCCGTCAGGCTGCCGGCCAGGCGCTGCGCAGCACGGGTCGAAGTCGCCGTCAGGTGCTCGGCCTGTTCGCGTTGCTGGGAGCAGCGGGCATGCTGACGGTGGCGGGGCAGGGGCGTCCGTGGCGCGCCTGGGTCGCCAGTGAGCGAACCGCTACCGGGGAGATCCGCGCCACGCGCCTGGCCGATGGTACCCACCTGTGGCTGAGCAGCCGCACTGCGGTGGATGTCGACTACAGTGCGTCGACCCGCCTGTTACGCCTGTTTCAGGGCGAGGTGCTGATCGAGACCGCCGAGGATCCGCGTCCGCTGCTGGTGCAGGCCGTGCACGGGCGCCTGCAGGCGCTGGGTACCCGCTTCGGCGTGCGCGAGGGCCATGGCTTCACCCTGCTCAGCGTCTTCGATGGGGCGGTGCGCATCGAGCCTGGCAGCGGCGGTGCGCCGCTGGTCCTGCAGGCAGGCAATCAAGCGCGTATCGGCCCTGATGGCATTGCCGCGGGGGAGCCGGTGGAGCGTGCCCGCGAGGCCTGGAGCCGGGGTGTACTGCTGGCCGATAACCGCCGGTTGGGCGACTTCATCGAAGAACTCGCCGAGCACGTACCTGGCTATCTCGCCTGTGACCCGCGGGTTGCCGACCTGCGGCTGGTCGGCGCCTATCCGCTGGGCGACACGCAGCGCATTCTCGATGCGTTGCAGGGCAGCCTGCCGATACGGGTCAACCGCCGCCTGCCGTGGTGGGTGACGCTCGAGCCGCTACAGGGTTGA
- a CDS encoding sigma-70 family RNA polymerase sigma factor, with the protein MSLVSSQQSLQQLYREHSSWLNGWLRRRLGCAENAADLAQDTFLRVLSKERELPALREPRAYLSTIAHSLLVNHWRRQAIERAYLEALALQPEQHAPSPEAAELIIETLLAIDAMLLRLPGKVREAFLLSQLDGLTYAAIALRLQVSERMVKKYMAQAMLQCLLLVES; encoded by the coding sequence ATGTCGCTTGTTTCCTCTCAGCAGTCCCTGCAACAGTTGTATCGCGAGCACAGCAGCTGGTTGAACGGCTGGCTGCGCAGGCGGCTGGGCTGCGCCGAGAATGCCGCGGATCTGGCGCAAGATACCTTCCTGCGCGTGCTCAGCAAGGAGCGCGAGCTGCCGGCGTTGCGTGAGCCGCGGGCCTATCTGTCGACCATCGCCCACTCGCTGCTGGTCAATCACTGGCGGCGCCAGGCGATCGAGCGTGCCTACCTCGAAGCCCTGGCGTTGCAGCCGGAACAGCATGCCCCCTCGCCGGAAGCGGCCGAACTGATCATCGAAACCCTGCTGGCCATCGACGCCATGCTTCTGCGCCTGCCGGGCAAGGTGCGCGAGGCTTTTCTGCTCTCGCAACTGGACGGCCTGACCTACGCCGCCATCGCCCTGCGCCTGCAGGTGTCCGAGCGCATGGTGAAGAAGTACATGGCCCAGGCCATGCTGCAGTGCCTGTTGCTGGTGGAGAGCTGA
- the recR gene encoding recombination mediator RecR, translating into MSFSPLIRQLIDSLRILPGVGQKTAQRMALQLLERDRNGAVRLAQALNQAMEGVGYCKSCRSLSEDEVCQICLDPRRDDSLLCVVEGPMDVYAVEHTGFRGRYFVLKGHLSPLDGLGPEAIGIPELLQRIEAGQFSEVILATNPTVEGEATAHYIAQLLAGKGLVASRIAHGMPLGGELELVDGGTLAHALAGRRPISI; encoded by the coding sequence ATGAGCTTCAGCCCCCTGATCCGCCAACTGATCGATTCCCTGCGCATCCTGCCCGGTGTCGGCCAGAAGACTGCCCAGCGCATGGCCCTGCAGTTGCTCGAGCGCGACCGCAACGGCGCCGTACGGCTGGCCCAGGCGCTGAACCAGGCCATGGAGGGGGTCGGTTACTGCAAATCGTGCCGCAGCCTCAGTGAAGACGAGGTCTGCCAGATCTGTCTCGACCCGCGTCGGGACGACAGCCTGCTGTGCGTGGTCGAAGGGCCGATGGACGTATACGCCGTGGAGCACACCGGCTTTCGCGGTCGTTATTTCGTGCTCAAGGGGCACCTGTCGCCGCTCGACGGGCTGGGTCCCGAGGCCATCGGTATCCCCGAGCTGTTGCAGCGCATCGAGGCAGGCCAGTTCAGCGAAGTGATCCTGGCCACCAACCCGACCGTGGAAGGCGAAGCGACCGCCCACTACATCGCCCAACTGCTGGCCGGTAAAGGGCTGGTAGCGTCGCGCATCGCCCACGGCATGCCGCTCGGTGGCGAACTGGAACTGGTGGATGGCGGCACCCTGGCTCACGCCCTGGCCGGCCGTCGGCCGATCAGCATCTGA
- a CDS encoding YbaB/EbfC family nucleoid-associated protein: MMKGGMAGLMKQAQQMQEKMQKMQEELANAEVTGQSGAGLVSVVMTGRHDVKRVSLDDSLMQEDKEILEDLIAAAVNDAVRKIEANSQDKMSGMTSGMQLPPGFKMPF; the protein is encoded by the coding sequence ATGATGAAAGGTGGCATGGCCGGCCTGATGAAGCAGGCACAGCAGATGCAGGAAAAAATGCAGAAGATGCAGGAAGAGTTGGCCAACGCCGAGGTAACCGGTCAGTCCGGCGCCGGTCTGGTCAGCGTGGTGATGACCGGTCGTCATGACGTCAAACGCGTCAGCCTCGACGACAGCCTGATGCAGGAAGACAAGGAAATCCTCGAAGACCTGATCGCCGCTGCCGTCAACGACGCCGTGCGCAAGATCGAAGCCAATAGCCAGGACAAGATGTCCGGCATGACCTCCGGCATGCAGCTGCCGCCCGGCTTCAAGATGCCGTTCTAA
- the dnaX gene encoding DNA polymerase III subunit gamma/tau, translated as MSYQVLARKWRPRSFREMVGQTHVLKALINALDSQRLHHAYLFTGTRGVGKTTIARIIAKCLNCETGISSTPCGTCSVCREIDEGRFVDLIEVDAASRTKVEDTRELLDNVQYSPSRGRFKVYLIDEVHMLSTSSFNALLKTLEEPPPHVKFLLATTDPQKLPVTVLSRCLQFSLKNMPPERVVEHLTHVLGAENIPFEDDALWLLGRAADGSMRDAMSLTDQAIAFGEGKVLAADVRAMLGTLDHGQVYGVLHALIEGDARGVIEAVRQLAEQGPDWSGVLAEMLNVLHRVAIAQALPDAVDNGQGDRDRVLGLAQALPAEDVQFYYQMGLIGRRDLPLAPDPRGGFEMVLLRMLAFRPAGEGAAPRVALKPLGISQAKADPQTTPVADAAPAASAPVVSAAPQASVVPSVPTPAAAVPPPAAPPVAAAITPPAVAPAAVAAPAPVVTPPWEEVPVEAKAAEPAVPVDDTPPPPVAVQAQPEPKVEEPVKAVEPEPEVALPVPELADVPVIDSNYLNPPDSDDEPPPGDYDYVAMDAENLDYDFADALSDEQPQAEPEPASLPATGLAADWLELFPKLGLGGMTGSIAANCSLIAVEGDKWLLHLDPAHSALFNATQQRRLNDSLNAYHGRELQLDIELIKPEQETPAQAAARKRANRQREAEASIQNDPLIQQMISQFAASVRAGSIEPVDTVVNP; from the coding sequence ATGAGTTATCAGGTTCTTGCACGCAAATGGCGCCCGCGGTCGTTTCGCGAAATGGTCGGGCAGACCCATGTGCTGAAGGCACTGATCAACGCACTCGACAGCCAGCGCCTGCACCACGCCTACCTGTTCACCGGTACCCGGGGCGTGGGCAAGACCACCATCGCGCGGATCATCGCCAAGTGCCTGAACTGCGAAACCGGCATCAGCTCCACCCCGTGCGGCACCTGCTCGGTGTGCCGGGAGATCGATGAAGGCCGTTTCGTCGATCTCATCGAAGTGGACGCCGCCAGCCGCACCAAGGTGGAAGACACCCGCGAGCTGCTCGACAACGTGCAGTACTCGCCGAGCCGCGGACGCTTCAAGGTCTACCTGATCGACGAAGTGCACATGCTCTCCACCAGCTCCTTCAACGCCTTGCTCAAGACGCTCGAGGAACCGCCACCCCACGTCAAATTCCTGCTCGCCACCACCGACCCGCAGAAGCTGCCGGTCACCGTGCTGTCGCGCTGCCTGCAGTTCTCGCTGAAGAACATGCCGCCAGAGCGCGTGGTCGAGCACCTGACCCACGTGCTGGGCGCCGAGAACATTCCTTTCGAAGACGATGCCCTGTGGCTGCTCGGCCGTGCGGCCGACGGTTCCATGCGCGATGCCATGAGCCTGACCGACCAGGCCATCGCCTTCGGTGAAGGCAAGGTACTCGCCGCTGATGTGCGTGCCATGCTCGGTACCCTCGACCATGGTCAGGTATACGGCGTGCTGCATGCACTGATCGAAGGTGACGCCCGCGGCGTGATCGAAGCCGTGCGTCAGCTCGCCGAACAGGGCCCGGACTGGAGTGGCGTGCTGGCAGAAATGCTCAATGTGCTGCACCGCGTGGCCATCGCCCAGGCGCTGCCGGATGCGGTGGACAACGGCCAGGGTGATCGCGACCGTGTTCTCGGCCTTGCTCAGGCGCTGCCGGCCGAAGACGTGCAGTTCTATTATCAGATGGGCCTGATCGGCCGACGCGACCTGCCGCTGGCGCCGGATCCGCGCGGTGGCTTCGAGATGGTCCTGCTGCGCATGCTGGCATTCAGGCCGGCGGGCGAGGGTGCTGCGCCGAGGGTGGCGCTAAAGCCACTGGGGATCAGCCAGGCCAAGGCTGATCCCCAGACAACGCCGGTGGCCGACGCAGCGCCTGCTGCGTCAGCCCCTGTTGTCAGTGCCGCGCCTCAGGCCAGCGTCGTCCCCAGTGTGCCGACGCCGGCCGCAGCCGTGCCGCCGCCAGCAGCGCCACCTGTTGCCGCTGCCATCACGCCACCGGCAGTTGCGCCCGCGGCCGTTGCTGCCCCTGCGCCTGTGGTCACTCCGCCGTGGGAAGAGGTGCCGGTCGAGGCCAAGGCCGCCGAACCCGCAGTACCGGTCGACGACACGCCTCCGCCGCCGGTCGCCGTGCAGGCGCAGCCTGAGCCGAAGGTCGAAGAGCCGGTCAAGGCCGTAGAGCCCGAGCCGGAAGTGGCGCTGCCCGTTCCCGAGCTGGCCGACGTGCCGGTGATCGACAGCAACTACCTGAATCCACCGGACAGCGATGACGAGCCACCACCCGGTGACTACGACTACGTGGCGATGGATGCCGAGAACCTGGATTACGATTTCGCCGATGCGCTCTCCGACGAGCAGCCACAAGCCGAACCCGAGCCTGCCTCGCTGCCGGCTACCGGCCTGGCGGCGGACTGGCTCGAGCTGTTCCCGAAGCTGGGCCTGGGCGGCATGACGGGCAGCATCGCCGCCAACTGCAGCCTGATCGCCGTCGAGGGTGACAAATGGCTGCTGCACCTGGATCCGGCCCATAGCGCACTGTTCAACGCGACCCAGCAGCGCCGCCTGAACGATTCGCTCAATGCCTACCATGGCCGTGAGCTGCAACTGGACATCGAGCTGATCAAGCCCGAACAGGAAACGCCTGCCCAGGCTGCCGCCCGCAAGCGCGCCAATCGCCAGCGCGAGGCTGAAGCGTCGATCCAGAACGATCCATTGATTCAACAGATGATTTCGCAGTTCGCCGCCTCCGTGCGTGCGGGCAGCATCGAACCCGTCGATACCGTCGTTAATCCCTGA
- a CDS encoding DUF3509 domain-containing protein: MENSNRQLVDQLFAPLRATFSRPRPDGSIVLSLIDEADTTAYSRVLQKLQLNDSNAFAQSLEDIRLELAVRAGNIPAEMRKMLKEQDSVISYHHA, from the coding sequence ATGGAAAATAGTAATCGACAGCTTGTCGACCAGCTATTCGCCCCCCTACGCGCCACCTTCAGTCGGCCTCGCCCGGACGGCAGCATCGTTCTCTCCCTGATCGATGAAGCCGATACCACCGCGTACAGCCGGGTGCTGCAGAAGCTGCAGCTGAACGACTCGAACGCTTTCGCCCAAAGCCTCGAAGACATCCGCCTCGAGCTCGCCGTCAGAGCCGGCAACATCCCGGCAGAAATGCGCAAGATGCTCAAGGAACAGGACAGCGTGATCAGCTACCACCACGCCTGA
- a CDS encoding DUF1287 domain-containing protein, translating to MRSSLLLLSCLLSLQVFAVEPAKLVDGARQQVGVTLAYDPVYRGIDYPGGDVPMETGVCTDVVIRALRLQGLDLQKAVHIDMAANFAAYPKHWGLSRPDRNIDHRRVPNLMTWFRRQGMALQVSREARDYRSGDIVTWDLGRGLTHIGIVSDGLSSTGEPLILHNIGAGTREEAILFRFTITGHYRFPAG from the coding sequence CTGAGATCATCATTATTGCTGCTGAGCTGTCTGCTGAGCCTGCAGGTATTTGCCGTGGAGCCGGCGAAGTTGGTGGATGGGGCTCGTCAGCAGGTCGGTGTGACCCTTGCCTACGATCCCGTTTACCGGGGCATCGATTACCCTGGCGGTGATGTGCCGATGGAGACCGGTGTCTGCACCGATGTGGTGATCCGCGCATTGCGCTTGCAGGGCCTGGATCTGCAGAAAGCGGTGCATATCGACATGGCGGCGAATTTTGCCGCGTATCCGAAGCATTGGGGGCTGAGCCGCCCCGATCGCAATATCGACCATCGCCGGGTGCCCAATCTGATGACCTGGTTCCGGCGCCAGGGCATGGCGTTGCAGGTCAGTCGGGAAGCCCGCGATTATCGTTCGGGCGATATCGTCACCTGGGATCTGGGGCGCGGCCTCACCCATATCGGCATCGTTTCCGATGGACTCTCGTCGACCGGAGAGCCGTTGATCCTGCACAACATCGGCGCTGGCACCCGGGAGGAGGCCATTCTGTTTCGTTTCACCATCACGGGTCATTACCGCTTCCCGGCCGGCTGA
- a CDS encoding PA1571 family protein yields MSSPDEQHANQASAESETTHGAVIDPRGREIPITESMIQQACSELDKQWVKPRDENPA; encoded by the coding sequence ATGAGCAGCCCTGACGAGCAACACGCCAATCAAGCCAGTGCGGAGTCGGAAACCACCCATGGTGCCGTGATCGATCCTCGCGGCCGGGAAATCCCGATCACCGAAAGCATGATCCAGCAAGCCTGCAGCGAGCTGGACAAGCAGTGGGTCAAGCCCAGGGACGAAAATCCTGCCTGA
- the pdxB gene encoding 4-phosphoerythronate dehydrogenase PdxB, translated as MRIVADENIPLLDEFFAGFGEIRRLPGRAIDRTAVGDAELLLVRSVTNVDRALLEGSQVRFVGTCTIGTDHLDLEYLAEAGIAWSSAPGCNARGVVDYVLGSLLVLAERLGSDLPQRTYGVVGAGQVGERLVRVLRGLGWRVLVCDPPRQRAEGGDFVDLQQIVEQCDVISLHTPLTRDAEFATRHLIDAHCLRRLRPGAWLINASRGAVVDTAALREHLQQGADLHVVLDVWEGEPLVEPALAALCHIATPHIAGYSLDGKLRGTAQIHDAFCRHQGISPQVQLDALTPERWLPRLSIGAGSEPAWALATLCRAVYDPRRDDADLRRSLVADEQARKAGFDLLRKQYPMRREIEGLEVELRGSDQGLHALITALGARVISAR; from the coding sequence ATGCGCATAGTCGCCGACGAAAACATTCCCCTGCTCGATGAGTTCTTCGCCGGTTTCGGCGAGATTCGCCGCTTACCCGGTCGTGCCATCGATCGTACCGCCGTTGGCGATGCCGAGCTGTTGCTGGTGCGCTCGGTAACCAACGTCGATCGTGCGCTGCTGGAAGGCAGCCAGGTGCGCTTCGTCGGCACCTGCACCATCGGCACCGATCACCTGGATCTGGAATATCTCGCCGAGGCCGGCATCGCCTGGAGCAGCGCACCGGGTTGCAACGCCCGTGGCGTGGTGGACTACGTGCTGGGCAGCCTGCTGGTGCTCGCCGAGCGCCTGGGCAGCGACCTGCCACAGCGTACCTACGGTGTGGTCGGCGCAGGCCAGGTCGGCGAGCGGTTGGTGCGTGTGCTGCGCGGCCTGGGCTGGCGGGTGCTGGTCTGCGATCCGCCACGCCAGCGCGCCGAAGGCGGGGACTTCGTCGACCTGCAGCAGATCGTCGAGCAATGCGACGTGATCAGCCTGCATACGCCGTTGACGCGCGACGCTGAGTTCGCCACCCGGCATCTGATCGATGCGCACTGCTTGCGGCGGCTGCGTCCCGGCGCCTGGCTGATCAACGCCAGTCGCGGTGCGGTGGTGGATACCGCTGCGTTGCGTGAGCATCTGCAGCAAGGGGCCGATCTGCATGTGGTGCTGGACGTCTGGGAAGGCGAGCCGCTGGTGGAGCCAGCATTGGCTGCGCTGTGCCATATCGCCACCCCGCACATCGCCGGTTACAGCCTGGACGGCAAGCTGCGTGGCACTGCGCAGATCCATGACGCGTTCTGCCGACACCAGGGCATCTCGCCGCAGGTGCAACTGGACGCCCTGACGCCCGAGCGCTGGTTGCCGCGCCTCAGCATCGGTGCCGGAAGCGAACCTGCCTGGGCGTTGGCGACGCTGTGCCGTGCGGTCTACGACCCACGCCGCGATGACGCTGACCTGCGTCGCAGCCTGGTCGCGGACGAGCAGGCACGCAAGGCCGGCTTCGACCTGCTGCGCAAGCAGTACCCGATGCGGCGCGAAATAGAAGGGTTGGAGGTGGAACTACGTGGCAGTGATCAGGGGCTGCATGCGCTGATCACGGCGCTGGGGGCACGCGTGATCAGCGCTCGTTGA